One window of the Zea mays cultivar B73 chromosome 3, Zm-B73-REFERENCE-NAM-5.0, whole genome shotgun sequence genome contains the following:
- the LOC100502303 gene encoding uncharacterized protein isoform X3: MDLAGMKRRELQALCKRHGLPAGGTNADLVGRLDAVLSGPAVVEEEVAGVPARKGCLKQTGGGATEAKKVTFGAEVGKARRLRSRVIWSPVVAKTRGKSARAGTDSAAEDGISADVGADVPVRRSRRNSFNPAEAEEAGEAVAVDRKPKRKNQENDEGVAVIAQARVTRRSNLEWSATVLPPAVEKKRGRQNAAESDVQKSALVEVTARTTRSRSIVPVVVPPTVVENKRRKTGDPQTTVELTMLSDVPRSDFPATRSLRNKIVHVNNSVVDETHTTRQLENKMRPSTRRHQQVASSPEDKGQKIPATSKSPLLRWSRRNYSEANSANSVNIKLAKDSSTAQPLAHHNSHSEDLEKQPAVKEPIKRSTRKSIALAALEKEKDVIEGKNPEAHVRRSTRKSVVQVKDTKSIVEETQYANSEDVAKQPATKGPARGLRRKSVITELHEKEKSLIAEKNMETDEAILTRKPVIPVKNIKAVGEGIQIGKGKDVDKQFVVKQPTRRSSRKSVLPDMLENNSGLLAPKMNAEMNVRRSTRKSVLPDMHNEKQDHHKMARNENLQSGKYQDGEKQQKVKDSIRQSRRSIATVLLEGQNNDEGKKFKNPTRRTTHKSHALNAVEEVSMDHIEVGEEGLKLRKRSRFLLEISSSANVSWKHQNAQISNEKDNTEGSQQASNCTTSKRRSSKKRRTTAPEEVMPFKVANDDIVIMEETKDTLEYNNESSSKVQEICQVNAAREEFSSGPLLVTVAPSDEICTVQSVAVVIPGSESGDDANQSSDKSKQPQEHSVTQTVDDHLSETRSGKLDQSTCITGLVSDNCVVSEDKTLMSEDREEQSPVSGEQRVSLEANANEPEEKNLANVTSTDLHTKSLQHDIDRIAKETDKEHEEKYGVSPIAVEKCVCREASACESARKPLTVIFSNNLHTKHLQHDCDVLIKETGEEVLAQENCNDQPVPAQTDQEIKLNDELADPDVLAQENCNDQPVPAQTDLEIKLHDELADPDHEEQSPVSGERRVSLEANANEPEEKNLANVISIDLHTKSLQHDNGRIAEETDKDVLSFVFPIEEHEEKYAVSPIAVEKSFRQEASAIESAGKPLTVIFSNDLHTKHLQHDCDVLIKETGEEVLAQENCNDQPVPAQTDLEIKLNDELADPDVLAQENCNDQPVPANEPEEKNLANVISTDLHTKTLQHDNDRIAEETDKDHEEQSNVFGERRVSLEANANEPEEKNLANVISTDLHTKTLQHDNDRIAEETDKDHEEQSNVSGERRVSLEANANEPEEKNLANVISTDLHTKTLQHDNDRIAEETDKDVSSLVFPIEEHEEKYAVSPIAVEKSVSREASACESAGKPLTVIFSNDLHTKHLQHDCDVLIKETGEDVLAQENCNDQPVPAQTDLEMKLNDELADPEVLAQENCNDQPVLAQTDLETKLNDELADLAMESGCSITERNEGLVAHNLDQEGFLEATPECKQECGLPEETVISSKETGSLLCADQSPIGLESLFSQESIVESVGHCALASATTHTENGFDDSKDCHNKSALENVHVPEPCSHNDTKGGIFKNVDCMHTSQRDDRMEGVPEANTDEEHVLSAFLLDANHLNVVINSEEVVCEGEDSKELLHSEDCKASSEKTDVNDGNVYGISDAVVRCALHAPADDNYEIFLGPNTDVPRQVYNDGCSDVKEDRFASKPWTIDIIEDASVKERSNLKDWQLDSKLEGTEIVESGLYFNKDIGNILHSGSIGEITPSGSGLSKDSSVDYRGEVLDGFSMEASLERSSTRGEQNGCRLDAIENPSITLATSGYKHEGALSEEAVYTKKNYAGTCLSNPRELIMELQSHFSKENINESDPHDSLVFPTAENSADEQLVKVHHGSNLSQLGLTDLLDGPIGCSNTDVLCQCDNHKNQSNEDKVEEVEAVSAAKYIESEVVLLPSQERSNLNNEQLNTKLESPNIMGSCLNCDNDVCNTSDNGSVFVIGKRTPSASGLPEDYPKDSDLQQPVLDSFSVVSSFQDNISGKKTVSGVAGSEILSLSLATPDYKHEDGFSEEAVCRTKNYTGTSSVDPRHLDMEGHSIYSEGGTEKSNLQDNLAFLSAESGKDEPIICHVEKLVDAHASSDTYQGPCQDLGRHEEQESCMSIPMQAKESGGVLRSSHTKGSVTAAQIDLAGDAHLIVSDNAAAKQVFSEEKEETKSISSSDIDILHEKSYSSGHDDHAACAAETQFYHPQKASISDGLHLGPSSLQVESLDALDSDILYVNTGVLEQHHKEGYYEPSVYQITSGICTMSEAEPFEVLETGKDVKTPSKLDEQLNPGLDGDEAEKHSLDCGTDTSPVMSKRTLSSPGSGPCQQYVNESTTSTQSTDNHPNDLPAPRSPEQSACFQNDNDSGSVGICQSSRRRGIDELCGKLQSFKVSSAVKGSYVAMGAPRPKPGDSTSRSAAALLRNIENTTAVKAGRPPVKPNADGKDSSRRALQPISGRPDSR; this comes from the exons TCATATGGTCGCCGGTCGTTGCCAAGACAAGGGGGAAGTCTGCTCGAGCCGGTACTGATTCTGCTGCTGAAGACGGTATTTCTGCAGATGTGGGCGCTGATGTCCCAGTGAGGCGGTCCAGGAGGAATTCGTTCAATCCTGCCGAGGCTGAGGAAGCAGGAGAGGCTGTTGCTGTTGACAGGAAGCCCAAGCGCAAGAATCAGGAGAATGACGAGGGCGTTGCTGTTATCGCTCAGGCTAGAGTTACGAGAAGGTCAAATTTGGAGTGGTCTGCTACTGTATTGCCTCCTGCTGTTGAGAAGAAGAGAGGGAGGCAGAATGCAGCTGAGTCTGATGTGCAGAAGTCCGCTCTGGTGGAAGTAACAGCTAGGACTACAAGGTCTCGCTCAATCGTACCTGTTGTGGTGCCACCCACTGTGGTTGAGAACAAGAGGAGGAAGACTGGAGATCCACAAACAACTGTAGAGTTGACTATGCTTTCAGATGTGCCCAGAAGTGATTTTCCTGCCACCAGGTCTTTAAGGAACAAAATTGTCCACGTTAACAACAGCGTCGTGGACGAAACTCACACTACCAGGCAGTTGGAAAACAAGATGCGTCCGTCTACTCGTAGGCATCAACAGGTTGCATCTTCTCCGGAGGATAAAGGTCAAAAAATTCCTGCTACCAGTAAGTCCCCTCTACTGAGGTGGTCACGGAGAAACTATTCTGAGGCCAATAGTGCAAATTCAGTAAACATCAAATTGGCCAAAGACTCGAGCACAGCTCAGCCATTGGCACACCATAATTCTCATTCTGAAGATTTGGAGAAACAACCAGCAGTTAAAGAACCAATTAAACGGTCAACACGTAAATCTATTGCTTTGGCTGCACTTGAGAAAGAGAAGGATGTAATTGAAGGAAAGAACCCTGAAGCACATGTTAGGCGATCAACGAGGAAATCAGTTGTGCAGGTTAAAGATACCAAAAGTATTGTTGAAGAGACTCAATATGCTAACAGTGAAGATGTGGCGAAGCAACCAGCAACTAAAGGACCTGCTAGGGGGCTGAGACGTAAATCTGTTATCACAGAATTGCATGAGAAAGAGAAGAGTCTCATTGCCGAAAAGAACATGGAAACAGATGAAGCGATATTAACGCGGAAGCCTGTAATCCCAGTTAaaaatattaaagctgttggtgaAGGAATTCAAATTGGTAAGGGCAAAGATGTGGATAAACAATTTGTTGTGAAGCAACCTACTAGGCGATCATCGCGCAAATCTGTGCTGCCTGATATGCTTGAGAATAATAGTGGACTTCTAGCACCCAAAATGAATGCTGAGATGAATGTTAGGAGATCAACACGGAAGTCTGTTCTTCCTGACATGCATAATGAGAAGCAAGATCACCATAAAATGGCTAGAAATGAGAACTTGCAAAGTGGTAAATATCAAGATGGTGAGAAGCAACAGAAAGTAAAAGATTCTATTAGGCAATCAAGGAGATCTATCGCTACAGTGCTACTTGAGGGACAAAATAATGATGAAGGAAAAAAGTTCAAAAATCCTACGAGGAGGACAACACACAAATCTCATGCCCTTAATGCAGTTGAAGAGGTCAGCATGGATCACATTGAAGTTGGTGAAGAAGGCTTGAAATTGAGGAAGCGCAGTAGGTTTTTGCTGGAAATATCATCTTCAGCTAATGTTTCCTGGAAGCATCAGAATGCACAGATCTCTAATGAAAAAGATAACACAGAAGGATCGCAGCAGGCATCAAATTGCACAACTTCAAAGAGAAGGTCTTCAAAGAAGAGACGAACAACTGCTCCAGAAGAAGTGATGCCTTTCAAGGTGGCAAATGATGACATAGTTATCATGGAAGAAACAAAGGACACACTTGAATATAATAATGAGTCTAGTAGTAAAGTTCAAGAAATTTGTCAGGTTAATGCTGCAAGAGAAGAGTTCTCTTCAGGTCCATTGCTTGTAACAGTAGCTCCTAGTGACGAAATTTGCACAGTGCAGAGTGTAGCTGTGGTGATACCTGGGTCAGAATCTGGTGACGATGCAAATCAAAGTTCTGATAAGAGTAAGCAACCTCAGGAACATTCTGTCACTCAAACTGTTGATGACCATTTATCTGAAACAAGAAGTGGGAAATTAGATCAATCAACATGCATCACAGGATTAGTCTCTGACAATTGTGTTGTCTCAGAGGACAAAACATTGATGAGTGAAG ACCGTGAAGAGCAAAGCCCTGTGTCCGGAGAACAGAGAGTTAGCTTGGAAGCAAATGCCAATGAGCCTGAGGAAAAGAACCTAGCTAACGTCACATCAACTGATCTCCACACCAAAAGTCTGCAGCATGATATTGACAGAATAGCTAAAGAGACTGATAAAG AGCATGAAGAAAAATATGGAGTGAGCCCTATAGCTGTTGAAAAGTGCGTCTGTCGTGAAGCAAGTGCATGTGAATCTGCACGAAAACCCCTAACCGTTATCTTTTCTAACAATCTCCACACCAAACATCTGCAACATGATTGTGATGTGCTAATTAAGGAGACTGGTGAAG AAGTTTTAGCTCAGGAGAATTGTAATGACCAGCCTGTTCCTGCCCAGACTGACCAAGAAATTAAGTTAAACGATGAACTTGCTGATCCGG ATGTTTTAGCTCAGGAGAATTGTAATGACCAGCCCGTTCCTGCCCAGACTGACCTAGAAATTAAGTTACACGATGAACTTGCTGATCCGG ACCATGAAGAGCAAAGCCCTGTATCCGGAGAACGGAGAGTTAGCTTGGAAGCAAATGCCAACGAGCCTGAGGAAAAGAACCTAGCTAACGTCATATCAATTGATCTCCACACCAAAAGTCTGCAGCATGATAATGGCAGAATAGCTGAAGAGACTGATAAAG ATGTTTTGTCTTTTGTTTTCCCTATTGAAGAGCATGAAGAAAAATATGCAGTTAGCCCTATAGCCGTTGAAAAGAGCTTCCGTCAGGAAGCAAGTGCAATTGAATCTGCAGGAAAACCCCTAACTGTCATCTTTTCTAACGATCTCCACACCAAACATCTGCAACATGATTGTGATGTGCTAATTAAGGAGACTGGTGAAG AAGTTTTAGCTCAGGAGAATTGTAATGACCAGCCTGTTCCTGCCCAGACCGACCTAGAAATTAAGTTAAATGATGAACTTGCTGATCCGG ATGTTTTAGCTCAGGAGAATTGTAATGACCAGCCTGTTCCTGCCAACGAGCCTGAGGAAAAGAACCTAGCTAACGTCATATCAACTGATCTCCACACCAAAACTCTGCAGCATGATAATGACAGAATAGCTGAAGAGACTGATAAAG ACCATGAAGAGCAAAGCAATGTGTTCGGAGAACGGAGAGTTAGCTTGGAAGCAAATGCCAACGAGCCTGAGGAAAAGAACCTAGCTAACGTCATATCAACTGATCTCCACACCAAAACTCTGCAGCATGATAATGACAGAATAGCTGAAGAGACTGATAAAG ACCATGAAGAGCAAAGCAATGTGTCCGGAGAACGGAGAGTTAGCTTGGAAGCAAATGCCAACGAGCCTGAGGAAAAGAACCTAGCTAACGTCATATCAACTGATCTCCACACCAAAACTCTGCAGCATGATAATGACAGAATAGCTGAAGAGACTGATAAAG ATGTTTCGTCTTTGGTTTTCCCTATTGAAGAGCATGAAGAAAAATATGCAGTGAGCCCTATAGCTGTTGAAAAGAGCGTCAGTCGGGAAGCCAGTGCATGTGAATCTGCAGGAAAACCCCTAACTGTCATCTTTTCTAACGATCTCCACACCAAACATCTGCAACATGATTGTGATGTGCTAATTAAGGAGACTGGTGAAG ATGTTTTAGCTCAGGAGAATTGTAATGACCAGCCTGTTCCGGCCCAGACTGACCTAGAAATGAAGTTAAACGATGAACTTGCTGATCCGG AAGTTTTAGCTCAGGAGAATTGTAATGACCAGCCTGTTCTTGCTCAGACTGACCTAGAAACTAAGTTAAACGATGAACTTGCTGATCTGGCTATGGAATCAGGTTGTAGCATTACTGAAAGGAATGAAGGGCTTGTTGCTCATAATCTTGATCAAGAAG GTTTCCTTGAAGCAACACCAGAGTGCAAACAGGAATGTGGTTTGCCTGAGGAGACAGTAATTTCCTCAAAAGAAACAGGATCTCTGCTGTGTGCAGATCAATCACCAATTGGTCTGGAATCTTTATTTTCGCAAGAAAGCATAGTTGAATCAGTGGGGCATTGTGCACTTGCTTCAGCAACAACTCATACCGAAAATGGCTTTGATGATTCAAAAGATTGCCATAACAAGTCTGCACTTGAAAATGTTCATGTGCCAGAACCTTGTTCACACAATGATACTAAAGGAGGCATTTTTAAAAATGTTGATTGTATGCATACATCCCAGCGAGATGATAGAATGGAAG gagtaccagaggctaacactgaTGAAGAACATGTTCTGTCAGCCTTTTTGCTGGATGCAAATCACCTAAACGT AGTCATTAATTCTGAAGAAGTGGTTTGTGAGGGTGAAGATAGTAAGGAGCTTCTCCATTCGGAAGACTGTAAAGCTTCATCCGAGAAAACAGATGTGAATG ATGGCAATGTATATGGTATTAGTGATGCTGTAGTGAGATGTGCACTGCATGCTCCAGCCGATGATAATTATGAGATTTTTTTGGGTCCCAATACTGATGTACCACGTCAGGTTTATAATGACGGATGCAGTGATGTCAAAGAAGATCGATTTGCTTCCAAACCCTGGACAATTGATATTATTGAGGATGCCTCTGTCAAAGAAAGATCAAATTTAAAAGATTGGCAACTTGATTCCAAGTTGGAGGGCACAGAAATAGTGGAATCTGGCCTTTACTTCAATAAGGATATTGGTAACATTTTACATAGTGGATCTATTGGTGAAATAACTCCATCTGGTTCTGGTTTATCAAAAGATTCATCTGTGGACTATAGAGGGGAGGTTTTAGATGGCTTCTCAATGGAAGCATCTCTTGAAAGGTCTTCTACACGTGGGGAACAAAATGGTTGTAGACTAG ATGCTATTGAGAATCCTTCAATTACTTTAGCAACTTCTGGTTATAAGCATGAAGGTGCTTTATCTGAGGAAGCAGTGTACACAAAGAAGAATTACGCTGGAACATGCTTGTCAAATCCCAGGGAATTAATCATGGAGCTGCAATCCCATTTCTCAAAGGAAAACATAAATGAATCTGATCCTCATGACAGCCTTGTATTCCCAACTGCTGAAAATTCAGCAGATGAACAGCTGGTTAAAGTACACCATGGTTCTAATCTGTCTCAGTTAGGATTAACTGATCTGTTGGATGGACCAATTGGGTGTTCCAATACCGACGTGTTGTGCCAGTGTGACAATcataaaaatcaatccaatgaggACAAGGTAGAGGAAGTTGAGGCGGTGTCTGCTGCTAAATACATAGAAAGTGAAGTTGTGCTGCTCCCATCTCAAGAGAGATCAAATTTGAATAATGAGCAGCTTAACACCAAGTTGGAAAGCCCAAACATTATGGGATCTTGCCTTAACTGTGATAACGATGTTTGTAATACTTCGGACAATGGATCTGTTTTTGTCATTGGTAAAAGAACTCCATCTGCTTCTGGCTTACCAGAAGATTATCCTAAGGATAGTGACTTGCAACAACCGGTTTTAGATAGCTTCTCAGTGGTTTCATCTTTTCAAGACAATATATCTGGGAAGAAAACTGTTTCTGGTGTAGCAG GCAGTGAGATTCTTTCTTTAAGTTTAGCAACTCCTGATTATAAACATGAAGATGGTTTCTCTGAGGAAGCAGTATGCAGAACAAAGAATTATACTGGAACTTCCTCGGTAGATCCGAGGCATTTAGACATGGAGGGGCACTCTATTTACTCTGAGGGAGGTACTGAAAAATCTAATCTGCAAGATAATCTTGCATTTCTAAGCGCTGAGAGTGGAAAAGATGAACCTATTATTTGCCATGTTGAGAAACTGGTTGACGCACATGCTTCTTCAGATACATACCAAGGTCCTTGTCAAGATCTAGGCAGACATGAAGAACAAGAGAGCTGCATGTCTATTCCTATGCAAGCCAAAGAAAGTGGAG GGGTTTTGAGGTCTAGCCACACGAAAGGGTCAGTTACAGCAGCCCAAATTGATTTGGCAGGTGATGCCCATCTTATTGTGAG TGATAATGCTGCTGCCAAGCAAGTGTTTAGTGAGGAGAAAGAGGAAACaaaatctatctcttcttcagatattgATATCCTTCATGAAAAATCATACTCCAGTGGACACG ATGACCATGCTGCTTGTGCTGCCGAAACTCAGTTCTACCATCCACAGAAAGCATCTATATCTGATGGACTACATTTGGGTCCTAGTTCTTTGCAAGTAGAATCACTGGATGCTTTGGATAGCGATATACTGTATGTTAACACAGGAGTTCTCGAGCAGCATCATAAAGAGGGTTACTATGAACCCAGTGTCTACCAAATCACTTCAGGCATTTGCACAATGTCTGAAGCTGAACCATTCGAAGTTTTAGAAACTGGAAAAGATGTAAAAACGCCATCTAAGCTAGATGAGCAACTTAATCCTGGGTTGGACGGAGATGAAGCTGAGAAACACAGCTTAGACTGTGGTACAGACACCAGTCCTGTGATGAGCAAGAGAACCCTTTCTTCACCAGGATCAG GACCATGCCAGCAGTATGTAAATGAAAGCACCACCAGTACACAGTCGACTGATAATCACCCAAACGACCTACCCGCTCCGAGATCTCCTGAACAATCCGCGTGTTTTCAGAATGACAACGATTCGGGTTCAGTAG GCATTTGTCAAAGCAGCAGGCGAAGAGGTATAGATGAACTTTGCGGTAAGCTGCAGAGTTTCAAAGTTTCCAGCGCCGTAAAAGGAAGCTACGTAGCTATGGGTGCACCTCGTCCGAAGCCTGGGGACAGCACGAGCCGATCTGCAGCCGCGCTGCTCAGGAACATAGAGAACACAACTGCTGTTAAAGCTGGCCGTCCTCCTGTCAAGCCAAACGCCGATGGTAAGGACTCGTCTAGGCGAGCCCTGCAGCCCATAAGCGGAAGGCCTGACAGTAGGTAG